AGCGAACGCTCGCTAGACGGCGGTAAACCGGATCGAGAGCCATTCCAGATCGCCTCAGCAGCAGCACTTCAAAACGACGGGTGCCTGCGGTGCACTGTTCGTCGACCAGCCAGTAGCCGTTGTTCAGTGCCCATTGCCGGACCGAGCCGATGGCTTTGTTGGGTTGCAGGATCATCTGGTCAGGCAACCGGTTGGAATGGTTGGCAAGAATGCGAACGATCGATTGCCCGCCCATGCCACAAATGCTGAGCGAATCGAGTTCGTTTTCTTGGATGACATTCAACCCATCTCCCAGCCGGACTTCCGCGTTCAGGCCCTGCAAGGTGGCCGTTGAATTCCGGTGCGGTTGCGGTTTGTTTTCGACCGCGATGCCACGCTGGATTCTGCCGGTTGCCAGCAAAGCGGCCAGCAGGTGACCGTGGTCCGAACCGATGTCGGCATGGTTGGTTCCTCGAATCAGGGACGCCACCAATTTCAGGCGGTCATCAAGTCGAGGCATGACGGATCAAGAAGTTGGGATTCGCGAAGCGGCGCGATCGTCCAGGAACCCGCGAAGTTCTCGGGCCAGTTGTCCCGCCGATTGCGGTCGTTCGTCGGGATCGTCGGACAGGCATCGAGACAGGATGGATTCGAGTTTTGGGTTGAATTTCGGATTGATTTCTGTCGCGGGTCGCGGATCCGTGTTCGCAATGGCGTCGATCGTTTCCTCTCGACTGAGCGACAACGCACCGTGTGGATGCTCGCGAAGCAGGAACAGATAAAGGATCGTCGCGACCGCGTAAAGGTCCGATCGATGATCCACGCTGTTGGCGTCGCCGCGGGCTTGTTCTGGTGACATGTAGAGCGGCGTTCCAAGGACAGCCCCGTCGTGAGTGCTGCTGTTGGAAGTGGGGAGCTTCATGCGGAACATGGACTTGCTCAACCCAAAATCGACCAACTTGGGCTGCCCGTCAGGGCCCACCATGATGTTGGACGGTTTGACATCACGATGGATCACACCGTGATCGTGGGCGTGTTGCAACGCATCGCAAACCGTTGCCATCATCTCGATGATCCGCGTCGCTCGCGGTGATTCCGAGGTGATGTAATTCGCCAGTGATTCGCCGTCGATCAATTCCATCGCGTAGTACGCCAAGTCACGTTCGAGGTGGCTGGCGTAGATGGTGGCGATGCCAGGGTGATTCATCTTTCGCATCACCTGAATTTCGCGAGCGAAGCGTTCGAAGACCAAGTCCGTTGCAAGGTCCGCGCGAATGATTTTGATGGCGGCGGGCTTGCCTGAAGCACGGTGCATGCCTTTCCAAACGGTCGCAAACGCGCCACGGCCGATCAAATGTTCAACGTCGAAGCCCTCGATTTGTGGCTTGGTCCATTTCATCGGTGGCACCGCTTCGATGATTCGGCGAGCGGCTGCCAACCGGCTCTTGAGAAGTGGCGCCACGATCGGTTTGGTCAAGTAATCGTCCGCTCCCGCATCCAAACCCTGAATCATGTCCTCGTCACGGTCGCGACTGGTCAACAGAATGATGTAGGTGAAAGGGTGCTCTGGATCCTGTTTGATCCGGCGACAGATCTCGACCCCTTCCATGCCGGGCATCAACCAGTCCAGCAACGCCAAGCGGGGCGGGTCTTCAGATCGCAAGAGCCGATACGCTTCGTTGCCATCGGCAGCCAGTTCAATTCGGTAGCCCCAGGTTTCGACGGCTGCCGAAATCAAATTACGCCAAACCGGATTGTCGTCTGCGATCAACAATTTCATGGTGTTTCGTTTCCGGGGTGGTCGGATCCGGACGAAGAACGCAAAAATTTCTTCAGTTCAGTTTGGGCCAATTCGAACGCACTGACGAGTGCATTCATGCGATTCTCGAGAAAATGTGACCTCTCTTCTTCAGACGTCTCCCCCAAACAAAAGGTTTCCATGCTGTCCGCGATTTCTTGCGCCTGAGTCGCTCCGATGGCTGCCGCGGTTCCTTTCAGAGTGTGTGCTGCCCGAGCAACTTGAGTCCAGGCACCTGCGTGGATTGCCCGTTGCAGCTGTTCGATTTGGGATGGCAATTCATCGGAAATCGTTTGGGCCAACATGGTGAGCACCTGAAGATCTCCACCGACATTCTGAAGAATCACCTCGTGATTCAGGGGGGAAGCTCGATCCACAGGGGAGCTTGGCGAGGAAGTTGTCCTGCTTGTGGTGGGGGGCAAAAGCAGATCGTCTTGGTCATCTTGGCGAGAGATAGTGAATGATTCGATCGTGTCAAACAACAGTTCCGGCGGGTAGGGTTTGGTCAGGCATTCATTCATTCCTGCGTCCAAGCAGCGTTGGCGATCCTCTCGCATGGCGTGGGCGGTCAGTGCAATGACCGGAATATCGCGGGCCGGCGATGGCAGGTCGTTTCGAATGATTTGGGTGGCTGTCAGGCCATCAATTTCTGGCATCTGCACGTCCATCAGCACCAGATCAAACGCTTGCGACCGCAGATGTTTCAACGCATCTTTCGCGTTGGATACCGAAGTCACTCGGTGACCACGAGCACGCAGCATCGTTTCCGCAACGGTACGGTTGATGGCACCGTCCTCGACCAGCAACAACTCGCGTGTTTGGGCGCAGTGCCCGAACGAGTTCGTTGGTGCACTGGGCGGGTGGAGTTTCTCAATCTCGTGCTGTGTCGTGCCAATGGGCGTCCGCAACGGGATATCAAAACGAAAGCTGCTGCCTTCGTCCAGAACGCTGCTGACTTGAAGCTGGCCACCCATCAATTCAACCAGTTGGGAACTGATCGACAATCCCAATCCAGTTCCGCCGAAGCGGCGCGTGGTGGACGAGTCGCCTTGGGTGAACGCTTCAAAGATGTTGGCTCGCTGTTGTTCCGTCATCCCGATGCCGGTGTCGGTGATGGTGAACACGATGCGTGAACTTTGGTCCTCCGAAGTGTCCAAGATCGTCGCGTCCTGGGACTCCTTTTCGATGAAGACCGTGACTCGTCCTTGTTCGGTGAACTTCAAAGCGTTGCCGACCAAATTGATCAAGACCTGACGGAGTCGGGTGGGGTCACCGACGATGATTTCGGGGACGCCAACAGGTGGTTGGAATTGGAGTTGAACATTCTCGTTCTTGAGATTCGCCACCGCGTGCATGGTTTGACTGAGGAGATCTTTCAATTCAAACGGCACCGATTCCAAAGTCATCAGGCCGGAATCAATCTTTGAAAAGTCAAGGATGTCGTTCAGCACTGTCAGCAGTCCTTTTGCCGACGTTTGGATCATGTGCATGTAGTGGCGTTGTTCCTCGTTGAGTGAACAGCGGGTCATCAGCTCGGTGGTGCCCAAGATGCCATGCATGGGGGTGCGGATTTCATGGCTCATGTTGGCCAAGAATTGATTCTTCGTGACGGCAGCTTGTCTCGCTTGCGAGGCAGCTTGCGTTGCCAGGTCACGTTGGTCTTGTAGCAACGCGTGGCTGCGTTGTTGGGCGGCAATGCCGGCTTTGAGCATCCCAATGCTGGTGACCGCGCCCAGGAACAAAGTGATGAGCGCGGCGATCATTCCAATCACGCCGAGACGCGTGAGGATGACTGAGTGGATGTAGTGTTTGGCAGGGAAGTCGACTCCGACCAGGGCTTCGACCTTGCCCTTCGAATCAAACAGAGGTGCGTAAGCGGAAACCCATTCTCCCCAGCGATCGTGGCTGGGTTGATCGGCAAAGGTTGTGTCGCCACGGAAGGCCCTTTCGATCTGCTCAACGCTGCTGTCGTAAAAGATCTCACCAATTTCCGTCTGTCCTTCCCGGACGCCTTCGATCTTCCCATCGCCGTTGTAGTCCGTTTCCGAGTCGACGATGATTTGGAAGGGCTGCCCGGTGGGACGGTCTTGTTCCGTCAGCAAGTGAGTGGCCAGTTCCGATTCACTGAGATGCCGCATGGTGTAGATGTCGGTGACTTGTGGATTGACCGACAGCCAACGCTTTTGGGCGTTGATCATGCGCCGATAAACAGGATCGTCCGGCGATGTTTCCTTGTTGATTCCCGCGTGGCCGAGCTGTTGCAATTCGGCGGCGTAAGTGGGGGCGATGCCAAAGACTTGTTGACGCAATCGAGATCGCTGAAGACGGTCGGCGGTTTCGACTGCGAGGAACCCGCCGGTCAGCAACAGCAAAAGAATCCAGAATGACAACCTCGGCCGGCGACTCGACCCGATGGCTGCGGGGGAAGTCGCTGAATCCGGATGCGTGGATGAGGCGGGAGGCATGGCGCGGCGAACGCGCGAAAGAATGAAGGCATGGCCGGCCAAGAACACGACGCTGAACAGAACGTAGTCGATTCGAAATTCGTACCACGCTTGCCACATCGGTCAGTTGCCTCCAGCGGGGGCGAGCGTGTGAAGCACCAGCATGCCAACTCCGGCGAAGAGTGCGATTGTGTAAACGAGCACCACGATTGACCAAAGGAATCGCTGCCAAGTTGCGAAGTTTGGGTTGCGCCACAAGAGCGGGATCCCAAAGGCTCCCGTCACAAAGAACAGCACCGCCAGTGTCGCCGCAGGGCGGTTGGACCACTCCGCCGCATCGTCGGCGCGAGATTCGCTCCAGTAAGCCGGGGCAACCGAGCCCGGTTGAATCACGATCGAACGGTGGGCATCGCCTGAGACGCGGTGGGGATCCTGAGCGGTTGGCTCAACACCTTGCTTGGCAGCTGGGATTCCCAGGTTCGCTTTGGCGGAAGTCATCCAGACGATCTCGCTAAGGAAGTTGGTCGATGGCGGCACCGGCAGACGTTTCTGCCAGTCGACTTTGCGCCGTGGCGACAAGTGGTTCGACCGCCGCATTGGAACCATACAGTTCTTCAATGCTGTACCAAATTTTTCGGGCCGCTATGGTCCGTCCTTCCACGAACATTCGATCGGCTTCTTTCAGACGGTCCGTGATGATCCGCGCGGCTTCGGTTTGGTCGGTGTCGGACTGCGAGATGCGAGCGATCCGACTGCGAGCAAGGTTGACCAGAGGCTTGTACTGTTCTTCGTCACCGAGCACCGTGATCATCGACTGATACTTGTCGACCGCGGTCGCATTGTCGCCAAAGGTTTGATACCGCATGGCCTCGGCAACGAGACGCTCCGCTTCATTCTGGAGCGGTAGGTTTCGATTCATTTTGACAGTCAGGGCATGTTCAGCTTCGACCATTCGAACGCGATCAATTTGCTCGGAGGCCCATTCGGCATGTTCGCCATCCGGGAACTGAGCCAGCATCGGTTCGAGGTAGCTGATGCGAGCTTGAGACATCGAGGATCGAGTGTCTTCGGCCAGCAATTCCTCCGCTTCGTTTCGCATCTTGGATTCATTCAACGGCCAAGCGATCCAGACCAGCATCCCCACCAACAGGGCCAAGACTGGTAGCAGCACCAAGGCTTGATCATGCCACGGAGTTGCATTCGGGATGGCATCGATGTCCGCGGTGATCTCTTTCCTGCCCAGCAGTTTGCGAGCTTCTTGGCGATCCGCATCGTCCGTGACCGACAACGGACTGAATCCACTGGAGGCATGTTCGGCGACACCACTGCGAGACATCGCACGTCTGCGAACCTCGGCCAA
Above is a window of Rhodopirellula islandica DNA encoding:
- a CDS encoding class I SAM-dependent methyltransferase, whose product is MPRLDDRLKLVASLIRGTNHADIGSDHGHLLAALLATGRIQRGIAVENKPQPHRNSTATLQGLNAEVRLGDGLNVIQENELDSLSICGMGGQSIVRILANHSNRLPDQMILQPNKAIGSVRQWALNNGYWLVDEQCTAGTRRFEVLLLRRSGMALDPVYRRLASVRLEESLGVMFGPWFLLRRDEDLQQRLAEEQRYLHAKQKLTAPSRQRMEAIDRLLSHDHFLSR
- a CDS encoding protein kinase domain-containing protein, translated to MKLLIADDNPVWRNLISAAVETWGYRIELAADGNEAYRLLRSEDPPRLALLDWLMPGMEGVEICRRIKQDPEHPFTYIILLTSRDRDEDMIQGLDAGADDYLTKPIVAPLLKSRLAAARRIIEAVPPMKWTKPQIEGFDVEHLIGRGAFATVWKGMHRASGKPAAIKIIRADLATDLVFERFAREIQVMRKMNHPGIATIYASHLERDLAYYAMELIDGESLANYITSESPRATRIIEMMATVCDALQHAHDHGVIHRDVKPSNIMVGPDGQPKLVDFGLSKSMFRMKLPTSNSSTHDGAVLGTPLYMSPEQARGDANSVDHRSDLYAVATILYLFLLREHPHGALSLSREETIDAIANTDPRPATEINPKFNPKLESILSRCLSDDPDERPQSAGQLARELRGFLDDRAASRIPTS
- a CDS encoding hybrid sensor histidine kinase/response regulator, translating into MWQAWYEFRIDYVLFSVVFLAGHAFILSRVRRAMPPASSTHPDSATSPAAIGSSRRPRLSFWILLLLLTGGFLAVETADRLQRSRLRQQVFGIAPTYAAELQQLGHAGINKETSPDDPVYRRMINAQKRWLSVNPQVTDIYTMRHLSESELATHLLTEQDRPTGQPFQIIVDSETDYNGDGKIEGVREGQTEIGEIFYDSSVEQIERAFRGDTTFADQPSHDRWGEWVSAYAPLFDSKGKVEALVGVDFPAKHYIHSVILTRLGVIGMIAALITLFLGAVTSIGMLKAGIAAQQRSHALLQDQRDLATQAASQARQAAVTKNQFLANMSHEIRTPMHGILGTTELMTRCSLNEEQRHYMHMIQTSAKGLLTVLNDILDFSKIDSGLMTLESVPFELKDLLSQTMHAVANLKNENVQLQFQPPVGVPEIIVGDPTRLRQVLINLVGNALKFTEQGRVTVFIEKESQDATILDTSEDQSSRIVFTITDTGIGMTEQQRANIFEAFTQGDSSTTRRFGGTGLGLSISSQLVELMGGQLQVSSVLDEGSSFRFDIPLRTPIGTTQHEIEKLHPPSAPTNSFGHCAQTRELLLVEDGAINRTVAETMLRARGHRVTSVSNAKDALKHLRSQAFDLVLMDVQMPEIDGLTATQIIRNDLPSPARDIPVIALTAHAMREDRQRCLDAGMNECLTKPYPPELLFDTIESFTISRQDDQDDLLLPPTTSRTTSSPSSPVDRASPLNHEVILQNVGGDLQVLTMLAQTISDELPSQIEQLQRAIHAGAWTQVARAAHTLKGTAAAIGATQAQEIADSMETFCLGETSEEERSHFLENRMNALVSAFELAQTELKKFLRSSSGSDHPGNETP
- a CDS encoding serine/threonine protein kinase, whose amino-acid sequence is MPRSRLGPLAIESPLGPDPSARDARVWRAVHIKMRKAVAVRVFQMPFGGTLESRQAFAEEWDRLKRLDHPAIVKCYGGGFEESEAYLAHELVEGPTLAEELQRRGRLPWESVLELAEPLIDALMYLHDRDIVHGRITPDKVIIAGLSPVLIDVRDVDGTPPFRNGPYHISRPPSIDQMMRSAPEAPTQNDPVTARTDLYLFGALLYEALTGAPPITGSTVQEVTSNLKYQSPTSVASTVMECPVWMDRLVMQLLHKDPGQRPVSAAAVKLQLAEVRRRAMSRSGVAEHASSGFSPLSVTDDADRQEARKLLGRKEITADIDAIPNATPWHDQALVLLPVLALLVGMLVWIAWPLNESKMRNEAEELLAEDTRSSMSQARISYLEPMLAQFPDGEHAEWASEQIDRVRMVEAEHALTVKMNRNLPLQNEAERLVAEAMRYQTFGDNATAVDKYQSMITVLGDEEQYKPLVNLARSRIARISQSDTDQTEAARIITDRLKEADRMFVEGRTIAARKIWYSIEELYGSNAAVEPLVATAQSRLAETSAGAAIDQLP